Genomic window (Rosa chinensis cultivar Old Blush chromosome 6, RchiOBHm-V2, whole genome shotgun sequence):
TCTCTCTTTACTTTTTGGAGGTTTCCTGTTTAATGGTATCGATGTCATGTCACAAGTTCAAGCAGCTTGTACTGCTAACTAGCAAGAAATTGGTGGCAATTCTCAACTTCTCATCCATTGTAATGCCAACTGCAACATATTATTTGCattttatttttagcatgtgATCACATTCGCACCCCAATTCAGATCCATGTGAACACcaatataattttttcttttctttcagaaGTGAGATAAGTTTATAGATGCTGATGAGAGAACTGGCCATGTTTCTGGTGTCAGACTTGGCTATGCCAAGATTGTAGGTATTTTACCCTTTGTAAATGCTTGTGATATAGATATTTTGAtgtattttcttaatcaaattAGACAGAGGATAGATAACATGTACAACACTGAGTAGCTATATATACAATGGACTTGTCATGAAAAGTGATGGAAGATGTCAAAGGTCAAGTTCCAAGTATTAATGAAAGCTGTTGAGAATACAAACTGTTAATAAAGTAAATCTCTTTACATTATTGTTTATCCATTTGATTGCACTGCAAATGACTCACGTATCTGCATTTTAGTATAGCATGCTGTAAGTTACTTACAAAATAACATACCAAATTGACATTTCCATTGtttcacaaatatataaatTCCTATCTAATCAGTGAAAGATTGAACTTTTCAACAGTAGGAACAAAAAGCAAAATGAATATCAAATACTGCTTCAGGTTTTGTCTAATGACAGTATCATCTACATTGATTTATAACCCTGAGTAAGAGCAGGTTCTAAGCATATTacatcaaaaggaaaaaaaaagtagcaaTGAGCTAGCAACAACAAGTGTGTCAGAGCTTGACACACTTGTGGTGGCTAGCTTAAGCTACAATGACCCGAGGAACACTTTGTTCCACAGAAGCAATATCAATCTATCAAGGATTCCAGAAAAAATAGAGACTATAAGCTACAACAATCAAAGGAACACTTTGTTCCAGAAAACTAACATCTATCATCAAGAACTGCAGAACAATAGAGCAAGTCAGCCCATTTCAGCATCATCTATCACCGATCTTTAACTGTCAACCCCAACCCATCAAAGCATTGTCTTGACATCTGCAAATTGGATAAAGTTAGAGACTGTCAAATGACTCTTCCTAGATCATTGCACAATAGAAAATAAACTAATAATGAGAATATAAAGATGAGGTCGCAATGAGGTAGAGAAAGTTTAAGTCACATCAGAAGGAGTTCAAGGCACACCAAATGCAATTAATACAAAGAATCTGGTCAAAACAAGGCAGAAGTTATCTAAAACTGAAGTTCCACCAACATGCTAAAACAGCCCCTCGTTCATTtttggagaaaataaaaaatgtagtAAGAAAATCTGACAAGAACTACAAACTGTGAACCAGACGTCCACACACAAGGTAAGTTTACAAGAACACGAAGAAAACAAAGCAAGCAAGAATAGCAGTAGCTTTATACATCCACACTCTAAAATAGTTGAATCCATTATAGAACCCAGCAGTACTCTAAAACTCTCCACAACATGACAAAGAGATCCAGGTCacagtaaaagaaaaaacacaccAAGTCCCATTCATAGAAGCAAGTAATGAAAGCAACTAACAGTTACTAACAGGGACAAATATTAAAATCATAGAAGAGTTATCTCACCAGTTTCTCACTAACAGGGACacagttttcttctttttgaaatttcTTTACTTGGCTCATCATCATGTTTTCCATTCCTTTGGCATACTAGTGGAAATAAGCTTTGAACAAAACCAATGGCTTCCATTCTCGCTTTAGGTTCCGACATCAGACCGAAACCCAAAGCTTGAAGGCTAACGGGTGTCTTGTTAAACCCCAAAATCTGAACTTTAGAGTCTTCAGTGATGTTATATTTGGTAATCTTCCTTTTGGCTcgaagaagaaagatggtatTGCCTCGTAGATATAATGGCCGCACTAAGCAATGAAGATTTGCTTTGTAGTTGGCCAAAGTGATGCTTCTTTGAAACTGATCGTCATTCAAGAACCATATGGAGATGTCTTGAGCAGAGAGGCAAGCAGATAGCTTGTTCTCGATCACTCCAAAGGTTACATACCGCCCACAAAGTTCTTCAGGTAGTCGAACTCTTCCAAAAGTCTCGCTGCAGATATTGAAAGTGATCAGCACATCTTCTTCTACTACTTGTTGTTGTGGAGTTTTCAATAAAAACCCTCTCCAATATAGTTTATCAGCGACGAAATTGGCAGCTGAAGGGTCCAATTTAAATTGCCAACTTTCATATGATTTCTCTCTCCAACAATGATCTTTCATTGAATAGATCATTACTCTTCTTGTGTCATAAGGAGCAGAGAAATTGTCCAATAGCTTGACTAGTTTGAAATCTTCAATAGTCAGGTCATATCCAAATCCATAGTTTCCAGAGGTATCTCCCAGTTCTTGTATGATTTGAATCCACCTAGTAAATGGATTCAAGAACAATAGCTTCTGCTGTTCTTCATCCCCTAGACATATCAGTCCATAGCAAGAGCCCAGAATTTCCTTGAAACCACTTGGGAGATCAAATTCTTCCACAGAATAACTAGTATCACTAGAGTAATGAATGATGCATACTGTCTGGGGAAAATCAACATATTTGACAAATATGCTAACCGGGCAATTACGTTGGCATACCATGTGATTGAACTCAGAATCAGCTATCATTGTTTGCCATGATTTAGAGACCAGTTGGCATTGGCATATGTTCTTCACAGGCAGGTTCATCAAGATGTTGTCCACTAATACTTCAATATCACCAACTCTCGTATGACAAATTGCTACAGATTAGGAATAAAAACAAACAGATAAGCCACACGTTAGATTTTACTtttgaaaagagaaagaaaaaaaaaatccagtcAGACATATCTTCTATCTAACCCCATCAGATATGTGTGTCTTTAGATTGAAATGCTTAGATTagttttttgaaaaataaatcaaattagTCGCCATCCATTAT
Coding sequences:
- the LOC112170977 gene encoding F-box/kelch-repeat protein At3g23880, with the protein product MNLPVKNICQCQLVSKSWQTMIADSEFNHMVCQRNCPVSIFVKYVDFPQTVCIIHYSSDTSYSVEEFDLPSGFKEILGSCYGLICLGDEEQQKLLFLNPFTRWIQIIQELGDTSGNYGFGYDLTIEDFKLVKLLDNFSAPYDTRRVMIYSMKDHCWREKSYESWQFKLDPSAANFVADKLYWRGFLLKTPQQQVVEEDVLITFNICSETFGRVRLPEELCGRYVTFGVIENKLSACLSAQDISIWFLNDDQFQRSITLANYKANLHCLVRPLYLRGNTIFLLRAKRKITKYNITEDSKVQILGFNKTPVSLQALGFGLMSEPKARMEAIGFVQSLFPLVCQRNGKHDDEPSKEISKRRKLCPC